One genomic window of Arachis hypogaea cultivar Tifrunner chromosome 8, arahy.Tifrunner.gnm2.J5K5, whole genome shotgun sequence includes the following:
- the LOC112706404 gene encoding uncharacterized protein: protein MASAEKRLAEFLNEKQEPFILELYLLERGYSKRLTSKSTSLSKRKKSVFPFSKLLTALHKKLAFHNQKFCAAANSDRFSTASSSTVFHSCSDFDEDRTSSASHTDNIPSSQHATNNGKHCQTCLEQGQELNEDVSRITMERRIQNYGVLAPKKITEDSLLSAALWSLLIQTAKSESYGYRMQLQELLGTNKSNQGVFDCEREEEAGQHVGHESKSKIMKLLTLDYSKSMNEWSKFEQHVKAVSVEIAEGILEGVKHEIVSDMIQISDFEIINTNRILFLP from the exons ATGGCTTCAGCAGAGAAAAGACTGGCAGAGTTTCTGAATGAGAAACAAGAGCCTTTCATCCTAGAGCTTTACCTTCTAGAAAGAGGCTACTCAAAAAGATTGACTTCAAAGTCAACAAGTCTCAGTAAGAGAAAGAAAAGTGTCTTTCCATTCTCCAAACTGCTAACAGCTCTACACAAGAAACTCGCTTTCcacaaccaaaaattttgtgctGCTGCAAACTCAGATCGCTTCTCAACCGCTAGCAGCTCAACCGTCTTCCATTCATGCTCTGATTTCGACGAAGACAGAACCTCTTCAGCATCACACACTGATAATATACCTTCCAG CCAGCATGCTACCAACAATGGAAAGCACTGCCAAACATGCTTAGAACAAG GTCAAGAATTGAATGAGGATGTTTCTAGGATCACAATGGAAAGGAGAATACAGAATTATGGTGTTCTTGCACCCAAGAAAATCACGGAGGATTCGCTGCTTTCGGCAGCACTGTGGAGCTTACTCATTCAGACAGCAAAAAGCGAAAGCTATGGCTACAGAATGCAACTGCAAGAGCTTCTTGGAACAAATAAGTCCAACCAGGGAGTATTCGATTgcgagagagaagaagaagcgggTCAACACGTTGGTCATGAGTCAAAGTCAAAGATAATGAAGTTGTTGACTTTGGATTACTCCAAATCTATGAATGAATGGAGTAAGTTTGAGCAGCATGTTAAGGCCGTTAGCGTTGAGATTGCCGAGGGAATTTTGGAAGGCGTGAAACATGAAATTGTGTCAGATATGATTCAGATTTCAGATTTTGAAATCATCAACACCAACCGCATTCTCTTCCTACCTTAG